A single region of the Aptenodytes patagonicus chromosome 7, bAptPat1.pri.cur, whole genome shotgun sequence genome encodes:
- the LOC143163393 gene encoding cytosolic phospholipase A2 epsilon-like isoform X2 translates to MGSNLSSNERPVSPFNLLTVKILRVRNVRKADLLTLSDCYVTLWLPTASTEKVRTRTIRNSKNPVWNEAFCYKIDRRVKNVLELKVCDEDTITRDDELCTVLFDIDKLTVGRTVRVKFQLNPQAREELEVEFTLQNTLDYPDSIITNGVLVAREVSCLEVRVDTGKLKQQSTNQELTFTVKGSHEGSQKISLDSDPSLRIIVFHCVINEQTRLDIILPEELADKNETEKSGVLSFPLNSLPLQKEIIVEEDHSFHLCLTARKCSGDLDVRLGFSLCTEEQDFLRKRKKYVAAALKKILHLEEDLKEHEVPVVAITTTGGGTRSLTAMYGSLLGLQKLNLLDCISYIGGLSGTTWTMANLYEDANWSQKYLEDAIKEARKQVTKSKICCFSLDCLKYYYNDLMERSKEGHNTSFIDLWGLVIESMLHDKKDEHRLSDQRQAVDNGQNPLPIYVAINLKSSYSAQAFREWLEFTPYEVGLLKYGASIRAEHFGSEFFMGRLVKRLSETRICYMQGMWSSIFSIDVMYVWNLATDSEDFWCRWTRDRIKDIEEEPFLSMNPYEVDTCLFTPSSALSSALRDVLTGRPTIAQYPNFIRGFQMHSKYLESEGFSTWKDTVIDSFPNKLMETADDELSLVDTGFFINTSYPPLLRSKREVDVILHLNYSGGSQTLPLDQIAKYISGQGIPFPKIEISEEDRENLKECYVFEDADSPQAPTVLFFPLVNDTFKKYKAPGVERTPEEMAEGKVDVSSILSPFTTREVCFSEENFDKLVKLTDYNVLNNEKLIIRALHLAVARRKQRNY, encoded by the exons AGACCAGTATCTCCTTTCAACTTGCTCACTGTAAAAATACTAAGAGTGAGGAATGTCCGGAAGGCAGACTTGC TCACCCTTTCAGATTGTTACGTGACACTGTGGCTGCCTACTGCCTCAACCGAGAAGGTTCGGACCAGAACCATCAGGAACAGCAAAAACCCCGTCTGGAATGAAGCTTTCTGCTATAAGATTGACCGCCGAGTCAAG AATGTGCTGGAGCTAAAGGTCTGTGATGAAGACACAATCACCAGGGATGACGAACTATGCACAGTTCTCTTTGACATAGATAAACTCACTGTAGGACGTACTGTTCGAGTGAAGTTTCAGCTGAATCCACAG GCACGTGAAGAGCTGGAGGTGGAGTTCACATTGCAGAACAC tctggaCTATCCTGATAGCATCATTACTAATGGAGTACTAGTG GCACGTGAGGTTTCCTGTTTGGAGGTTAGAGTGGATACTGGGAAGCTGAAGCAACAATCCACAA ACCAGGAGCTTACATTTACAGTGAAAGGGTCCCATGAAGGAAGCCAGAAGATTTCGCTGGACTCTGACCCCAGCCTTAGGATCATCGTATTTCACTGCGTCATAAATGAGCAGACAAGACTGGATATCATATTACCAGAAGAG CTGgcagataaaaatgaaacagagaagtCTGGggtcctttctttccctctgaaTTCACTCcctttgcagaaagaaataatagTAGAAGAG GATCATTCCTTTCACTTGTGCTTGACAGCAAGAAAATG CTCAGGAGACCTGGATGTGCGCTTGGGGTTTAGTCTGTGCACGGAAGAGCAGGACTTCCTgcggaaaaggaagaaatatgttgctgctgctctgaaaaagATTCTTCATTTGGAGGAGGATCTGAAAGAGCACGAG GTGCCGGTGGTGGCCATCACGACGACCGGGGGAGGGACGAGATCGCTGACAGCGATGTATGGCAGCCTGCTGGGTCTCCAGAAACTCAATCTGTTAGACTGCATTTCCTACATCGGTGGTTTGTCAGGTACCACATG GACAATGGCAAACTTATATGAAGATGCTAATTGGTCACAAAAATATCTGGAGGACGCAATCAAGGAAGCTCGCAAGCAAGTAACCAAATCCAagatctgctgcttttctttggatTGTCTTAAGTACTATTATAATGACCTGATGGAGAGGTCTAAAGAAGGACATAACACTTCTTTCATAGACCTTTGGGGGCTTGTCATTGAATCCATGCTACATGATAAG aaagatgAGCATAGACTCTCAGACCAACGGCAGGCCGTGGATAATGGTCAGAACCCGTTGCCCATCTATGTGGCCATCAACCTCAAGTCCAGCTATAGTGCTCAGGCGTTCAGAG AGTGGCTGGAGTTCACTCCTTATGAAGTTGGTCTCTTGAAATATGGAGCGTCTATTCGTGCAGAACATTTTGGAAGTGAATTCTTTATGGGAAGGCTAGTGAAGAGGCTCTCGGAGACTCGGATCTGCTACATGCAAG GAATGTGGAGTAGTATATTTTCCATAGATGTGATGTATGTCTGGAATTTGGCTACTGATTCAGAGGACttctggtgtagatggaccaGAGACAGAATAAAAGATATTG AGGAAGAACCCTTTCTGTCCATGAATCCCTATGAGGTAGACACATGTCTATTCACTCCCTCGAGcgccctctcctctgctctgcgaGATGTCTTAACAGGACGCCCAACTATCGCACAGTATCCCAATTTTATCAGAGGCTTCCAGATGCATAGCAAGTACCTGGAGAGTGAAGGATTTTCTACCTGGAAAG ACACAGTGATAGACTCCTTCCCAAATAAACTGATGGAAACAGCAGACGATGAGCTCTCCCTGGTTGATACTGGTTTTTTCATCAATACCAGCTACCCACCACTTTTGAGATCAAAGAGGGAGGTGGATGTCATCCTGCATTTAAATTACAGTGGAGGGTCCCAGACACTG CCTCTGGATCAGATTGCAAAGTACATCTCGGGGCAAGGAATCCCATTTCCCAAAATTGAGATAAGTGAGGAAGACAGGGAAAACTTGAAGGAGTGCTATGTGTTTGAAGATGCTGACAGTCCACAAGCTCCAACAGTGCTCTTTTTCCCCCTAGTAAACGACACCTTCAAGAAATATAAAGCTCCTG GTGTGGAAAGGACTCCTGAAGAGATGGCTGAAGGCAAAGTTGATGTCTCCAGTATCCTCTCCCCATTTACGACAAGGGAGGTGTGTTTCAGTGAAGAGAATTTTGACAAACTGGTGAAACTGACTGATTACAATGTTCTGAATAACGAGAAGTTGATAATTCGGGCCTTGCACTTGGCAGTGGCACGGAGGAAGCAGCGCAACTATTAG
- the LOC143163393 gene encoding cytosolic phospholipase A2 epsilon-like isoform X1 → MGSNLSSNETFTGTSAPAVRTRPVSPFNLLTVKILRVRNVRKADLLTLSDCYVTLWLPTASTEKVRTRTIRNSKNPVWNEAFCYKIDRRVKNVLELKVCDEDTITRDDELCTVLFDIDKLTVGRTVRVKFQLNPQAREELEVEFTLQNTLDYPDSIITNGVLVAREVSCLEVRVDTGKLKQQSTNQELTFTVKGSHEGSQKISLDSDPSLRIIVFHCVINEQTRLDIILPEELADKNETEKSGVLSFPLNSLPLQKEIIVEEDHSFHLCLTARKCSGDLDVRLGFSLCTEEQDFLRKRKKYVAAALKKILHLEEDLKEHEVPVVAITTTGGGTRSLTAMYGSLLGLQKLNLLDCISYIGGLSGTTWTMANLYEDANWSQKYLEDAIKEARKQVTKSKICCFSLDCLKYYYNDLMERSKEGHNTSFIDLWGLVIESMLHDKKDEHRLSDQRQAVDNGQNPLPIYVAINLKSSYSAQAFREWLEFTPYEVGLLKYGASIRAEHFGSEFFMGRLVKRLSETRICYMQGMWSSIFSIDVMYVWNLATDSEDFWCRWTRDRIKDIEEEPFLSMNPYEVDTCLFTPSSALSSALRDVLTGRPTIAQYPNFIRGFQMHSKYLESEGFSTWKDTVIDSFPNKLMETADDELSLVDTGFFINTSYPPLLRSKREVDVILHLNYSGGSQTLPLDQIAKYISGQGIPFPKIEISEEDRENLKECYVFEDADSPQAPTVLFFPLVNDTFKKYKAPGVERTPEEMAEGKVDVSSILSPFTTREVCFSEENFDKLVKLTDYNVLNNEKLIIRALHLAVARRKQRNY, encoded by the exons AGACCAGTATCTCCTTTCAACTTGCTCACTGTAAAAATACTAAGAGTGAGGAATGTCCGGAAGGCAGACTTGC TCACCCTTTCAGATTGTTACGTGACACTGTGGCTGCCTACTGCCTCAACCGAGAAGGTTCGGACCAGAACCATCAGGAACAGCAAAAACCCCGTCTGGAATGAAGCTTTCTGCTATAAGATTGACCGCCGAGTCAAG AATGTGCTGGAGCTAAAGGTCTGTGATGAAGACACAATCACCAGGGATGACGAACTATGCACAGTTCTCTTTGACATAGATAAACTCACTGTAGGACGTACTGTTCGAGTGAAGTTTCAGCTGAATCCACAG GCACGTGAAGAGCTGGAGGTGGAGTTCACATTGCAGAACAC tctggaCTATCCTGATAGCATCATTACTAATGGAGTACTAGTG GCACGTGAGGTTTCCTGTTTGGAGGTTAGAGTGGATACTGGGAAGCTGAAGCAACAATCCACAA ACCAGGAGCTTACATTTACAGTGAAAGGGTCCCATGAAGGAAGCCAGAAGATTTCGCTGGACTCTGACCCCAGCCTTAGGATCATCGTATTTCACTGCGTCATAAATGAGCAGACAAGACTGGATATCATATTACCAGAAGAG CTGgcagataaaaatgaaacagagaagtCTGGggtcctttctttccctctgaaTTCACTCcctttgcagaaagaaataatagTAGAAGAG GATCATTCCTTTCACTTGTGCTTGACAGCAAGAAAATG CTCAGGAGACCTGGATGTGCGCTTGGGGTTTAGTCTGTGCACGGAAGAGCAGGACTTCCTgcggaaaaggaagaaatatgttgctgctgctctgaaaaagATTCTTCATTTGGAGGAGGATCTGAAAGAGCACGAG GTGCCGGTGGTGGCCATCACGACGACCGGGGGAGGGACGAGATCGCTGACAGCGATGTATGGCAGCCTGCTGGGTCTCCAGAAACTCAATCTGTTAGACTGCATTTCCTACATCGGTGGTTTGTCAGGTACCACATG GACAATGGCAAACTTATATGAAGATGCTAATTGGTCACAAAAATATCTGGAGGACGCAATCAAGGAAGCTCGCAAGCAAGTAACCAAATCCAagatctgctgcttttctttggatTGTCTTAAGTACTATTATAATGACCTGATGGAGAGGTCTAAAGAAGGACATAACACTTCTTTCATAGACCTTTGGGGGCTTGTCATTGAATCCATGCTACATGATAAG aaagatgAGCATAGACTCTCAGACCAACGGCAGGCCGTGGATAATGGTCAGAACCCGTTGCCCATCTATGTGGCCATCAACCTCAAGTCCAGCTATAGTGCTCAGGCGTTCAGAG AGTGGCTGGAGTTCACTCCTTATGAAGTTGGTCTCTTGAAATATGGAGCGTCTATTCGTGCAGAACATTTTGGAAGTGAATTCTTTATGGGAAGGCTAGTGAAGAGGCTCTCGGAGACTCGGATCTGCTACATGCAAG GAATGTGGAGTAGTATATTTTCCATAGATGTGATGTATGTCTGGAATTTGGCTACTGATTCAGAGGACttctggtgtagatggaccaGAGACAGAATAAAAGATATTG AGGAAGAACCCTTTCTGTCCATGAATCCCTATGAGGTAGACACATGTCTATTCACTCCCTCGAGcgccctctcctctgctctgcgaGATGTCTTAACAGGACGCCCAACTATCGCACAGTATCCCAATTTTATCAGAGGCTTCCAGATGCATAGCAAGTACCTGGAGAGTGAAGGATTTTCTACCTGGAAAG ACACAGTGATAGACTCCTTCCCAAATAAACTGATGGAAACAGCAGACGATGAGCTCTCCCTGGTTGATACTGGTTTTTTCATCAATACCAGCTACCCACCACTTTTGAGATCAAAGAGGGAGGTGGATGTCATCCTGCATTTAAATTACAGTGGAGGGTCCCAGACACTG CCTCTGGATCAGATTGCAAAGTACATCTCGGGGCAAGGAATCCCATTTCCCAAAATTGAGATAAGTGAGGAAGACAGGGAAAACTTGAAGGAGTGCTATGTGTTTGAAGATGCTGACAGTCCACAAGCTCCAACAGTGCTCTTTTTCCCCCTAGTAAACGACACCTTCAAGAAATATAAAGCTCCTG GTGTGGAAAGGACTCCTGAAGAGATGGCTGAAGGCAAAGTTGATGTCTCCAGTATCCTCTCCCCATTTACGACAAGGGAGGTGTGTTTCAGTGAAGAGAATTTTGACAAACTGGTGAAACTGACTGATTACAATGTTCTGAATAACGAGAAGTTGATAATTCGGGCCTTGCACTTGGCAGTGGCACGGAGGAAGCAGCGCAACTATTAG